A segment of the Mercurialis annua linkage group LG4, ddMerAnnu1.2, whole genome shotgun sequence genome:
AGGAAATAGCAGAAACCAGAAGTAATAATCTGGATTACCCAGCCATCAGATGCCATCTAAAAACTGGCATCTTCACGTGCTAAGTTTAGAATAACAAACCAACCTTTGAACTTGATGCTGTAAGAGCAGATACAGTATTTAATTGCTTGCCAACATCAATTTGCACCGAGATGCTTGTCTGTGACAAATCTACGCCCGAAGATCGCAGAGTTTGGGTCAGATTATCCAATATCCTGTTGAACACCAGCATTTCCACTCTGTTATGACAACTATAATATCCTTTTCCCCATAAAGTTTTCAGCATAGGAATTATCACTACTAGTTACTATGTCCTCAAGGAAAAGAGGATAGAAGGATACACTAATCTAAGGGTTCTAACAAAGATGTGAATCATGCTCAACCAATAACATAAATGATAATGCAAATTGAACCTTTCACAAACGAAAGATGTacagaaaaacaaaatacaCAAAACAAGGGCATAATCAGGGAAATAAAAACCCGTGACAGGCCCAATACAAATTATCATCTTTGTAGAAATCCTACCCAAGTGGAATAGAATTTTAAATGCAATTCTAAATCAGCATTTCAGATTCCAGTGATTAAATTACTAGCCCTGAACCATATTACTAGCATTTCAGATCTGAAGTAGAGCAACCATACTCGCCTACTTCCTACCCAATCAATAAATTATTGCGCAAAAACTTAAGCATGATCAAGTAGACTTGGAAATCAATGCAAGAGAACAGTAATATACTCTATTCATGCACTCACCCTTGAGAATATGTTCTTGAGTTTCTATCTGATCCACTTTCACTAGTTGGTTCCTGTTGTCTATTCATATTGCTTGGAGCAACACACTCATTAGGACATGGTCTACACTGCCACATGTGTGATCGAAGTTGGTATGCCATGTTATCAGCATCAGAAACAGAAACAGATTCTTGGACAGGCTGAGTAGTGACTCCACCCCTCACATCAGTAGCAAACATATTTGAATGTGATTGCAAATTAAAGGGAACTGCAGCAGTTCCCATGTCAGATTCAATCGGGTTAAGTATATCTGTGAGCATGGCAGTGGTCTCATGAGCAGAACCATTCTTCAACACTTGAGAATGATCCACTAGATCCTCAACAGGAGAATGGTGATTTTTCTGCAATAAACAGAAGATGCTTTACTATTCCCCACAATCGCAATCAAAAGATGTTATCGTAGGATCCAATACTAAAAATCTTCAATCGAGATTCAAACAAGTTCTGaacaaaattcaatattttttgttCCCAAAAAAGTGATATTCACTTCATCAAGAAGCAATAAGAAAACCCACTTCCCGTGTTCGGAAAATTTCAATAATACTAGTTGAAGATTAACTGTAGACGCACAAGAAACACAGCAAACAAAGGAAAATGCAATTCAAAATACAATAAGTACACACACATCATCAGTTAAAATTTTACCCAAGGCCTCAATTTTGTTGGCTCCTGACCCCAGCCCTGGTACGACCCTTCATACATCTGTAACTTTTCCTGTAAAAACTGAATGTACTCTATAACCTGCACATTGttattagttttttaaaatttagttaagaaagaaaaagatttgGGATTTTTGATTGAGAGTAACAGAATTTAAGTCAATTAATCCAAGATACTGGCACACACCTCTAACAAGAATGAAGCCTTGTCTCTTTTCTGATCATTTTGAGGAATAATTTCTCTCAAAATCTGGAACCTGACTCACAGATAGAGTTGTTCAAAGATGAGGAAAGAATCATTACTGTGCTACTGAATTTCAATAAGCTTAAGAAACCAAACAAAAGCTTCTTATTACTATACCAGACTGATAACCGATGAATGAGAGTATAGTTAAAAAGAGAGCTAAACCCTACAAGTATTCTTCCACTTCCAGCAAATCTCTAACATATTAGCCAGCTATTCAAAACCGAAAATTGACAGAATAGCTCAACTGTAGCTCTAAATACATTAGTTGAATGAACTGGGTCATCTTTCTCAACCCAAATTCCATCTACTGCAAAACTGTTGCTACACCATTATAATACTACGCCgccattctttttatttatattcctACTACTACTACTAAAATCTGGACCAAGACAAAGATtccatttctttttatttttttcctcatATTTTCATATTATCCTCATGCTCCCATACACTCGAAAATATTTTTCAGATTCTTTCAAACAGACAATCCTGACATTTCAAATTATGCTACAATGTTGAACAAGTGAACTATTTTCATACAAAGTTGAAACAGTCAAGAGCAAATTTTTAAAGCTATAAATCTAGTAAGACAGGCACATATTGTTGCTGCCGTTTATTATGTAAACATTAAAACAACTAATTAAAATGTAATATCACCTCTCATTAATCTTGCTCCGCCTACGTTGCTCAGTCTCGGAATGCTTAGACCTACTATTCGCATTGGAATTATTGGACTTGTGTTGCTCACTTCTTTTACCTTCTCCTTTCCCTGTTTCTCCTTCAAAATAGCAACAACAGCATAATTCaatgaaattaatataaaaaaaaaacatttctttATCAAGTAGAGCAATGTAATGTAATGTGTTAAGCACCTCTGTAAGAAGAGGAATCGTAATCGTCAGCTTCATCGTACTCTTCTTCTTGAAGATTATGAGGCTTATTATTACCAGATTTCACCATTATTCTCAATTTCAGACTAGAAGCTCGATTGTCTGCTTATAAACAATTCCAGAATCGAACCTGTTTTCagctaaaactgaaaaaaaaaaaaaacattaacagAGCTTGAAAGTTAAAGCGAAGAAGagcataattaaaaaaaataaaaaaatcttctGTCTAAACTTTCAGAAACATTACCTAATAGGTAAATTTGAGTTTGTGCGGATCAAATGATGAGAGCATGAGAACTGAGAAATAAAGCTCCGAAATATTATCCGGCAAAGGTCCGCCGGGTCTGAAATTCGAACTCTTTTTTTTGCAGTGAGAGGGAGAAAGCCCTACAATTTTTTTGGAATTTCTTTGTCTgccataaattatttttaattaatcgcTCTTTAACAAACACTGTGACATGGGTGTTTTTTAgagttattttatttgtttcaactattatactttaatttaatttattgataaattagaggattttcaaaaatataattaaatgataacattgaaagataaattatttttgatagaTTAATATGATTGTTAGTAATTagtaaaaacaaaaatcattttAGTGCCATGGTAAtacattttttagtaattttttcatatttatctTACTAAAATTTAGTCTATGtatttccatttttattgaatttaaatcgtTTAGTTAATTTTTCTCCGACGTGAATTAATTGACACTGttgagatttttttataacgaaATGGCCCGATATTAATGAAACGAAAGGCGTAATAATTAGATATACATTCATTATCCTCTCTTTAAATTATTGCTCTaccttaaaaacaaaaaaactctcTCAACTTAAAACCCTAGCCGCATATCTTcaagggaggtgattttggccattttttggTCTAAAATCACCTCCCTCACTCTCAAATCTCTTCTATTGTAGTGTTTgctttcaataattttaaattttaattttattttgtgctTCTTCTCTTCCTTTATGGAGTTTTTGTCTTCCTTTGTGGAGTTATTTTTACCCTTTGTGGATTTTCTTATTTCCTTCATGGAAATTATCTTGGGGTGTAGATCTAAAGTATTATCAAgagaatttttatttctattattctATCAATCGGACTCATAcaaagaccaaagagtcgatttgtggtttaaaataatCACCGAGTGGAGCGGGcggatcgccgagttgcacATCCAAAGAGCTCCGTCAACGCGTTTGAAgaatttagatataaatttcTGCTATTTTACTGATGTCCTACTCTCTATGTACTTCTTGAATGTATTGTTTAGCTTACATTTAGATCAAGTTGTACGTTTATTTACCtattaatgaaatattattattattatcaaaaaaaaaaaaaaaggcgtAATAATTCAATGTTGAGTCGTTGACACATAAAAATACAGGGATAGAGtgctaaaaacaaaacaaaatcaggGACTAGAAAATGGGTTATTTTATTTATGCCTAACAAAAATGATACTATATGATATAGAAGCTTCAATGCTGATTTGGAATATGTTTAATACTGATGTGGCACACAATATTGCTGATGTCACATGAAAGGCAACATGCGCAGTTATTATCAATAATTATGCCCGAGACATTATAATTGGGCAGATTATGAATCAAACAATAATAATCAAAACGTACATATAAAGAAGCTTCATGAAATATATATGAGCACAAACATTGAGTACTAATACTTATTGATTGAATATACATGTAGAATGTCTAGAGCTTTTCAGaaaatcatattataaaatatagtaggatttaaaaaaattatgcccAACTTTGGAAATCTACAATTACAAACTCCATTCATACTATTATTACTAGCTGAAATGGATCTTATGAGCAGAAGAGAAATGCTTAGATGCCGTTACTATTGCCTCCTCCGACGTAGAGCGTGTGTAATTTTTATCACCGTTAGCATCACCGGACATTCTGGTAGTCTCACCGAAGCACGAAATAAACCACCCTAAAAAGGATGGGAACCAACTAGCCTTTTTGTTGCTGTTCATTTGCTCGTTAAACTTAAGCTGCAGTAGTTTTTAGTCACAATTCAAAGAAATGTTAGAACCGCTActcgatttgatttgtttatgtTTTGATTATCAATAGATTGGGAAAATTTATAAGCTGGGATGTCTTGATGGTCAAGTTTTATTTTGGATGGATTATGACATTTAAGGGGGATTAATTGTTGAACAAGTGATTTTGACCCCATGAGTCATGACAATTGCTGACTCTGGTCGTTTCCTTGACTCTGTTACTCGGCAATTTCACTAGTCTAGCAGTTTAGTTGTCTCGAAACTTTCTATTCgtcaattataattaaaaaaaaatacaattccaTCACTGATTAGCACCTATGTTATTCTGCTAAACTATGTTACAAACTGTAATCAATAAAATGCCtaggaaaagaagaaatttttCCACAAAAGAGTGTCACAAGGAACATCCTAGTCTATCTCAAAATTGACCTATATATTTTCCCAGAATCAAAAGTGGGGATTCTTACCGGAAGAGCGATCGATCAGAACACACACGGGTCAAATTTAA
Coding sequences within it:
- the LOC126679518 gene encoding transcription factor BIM2-like isoform X2: MVKSGNNKPHNLQEEEYDEADDYDSSSYRGKGEGKRSEQHKSNNSNANSRSKHSETEQRRRSKINERFQILREIIPQNDQKRDKASFLLEVIEYIQFLQEKLQMYEGSYQGWGQEPTKLRPWKNHHSPVEDLVDHSQVLKNGSAHETTAMLTDILNPIESDMGTAAVPFNLQSHSNMFATDVRGGVTTQPVQESVSVSDADNMAYQLRSHMWQCRPCPNECVAPSNMNRQQEPTSESGSDRNSRTYSQGILDNLTQTLRSSGVDLSQTSISVQIDVGKQLNTVSALTASSSKDQENRYLNSQLMEQTVFESCMEDSDQAHKRLRTQKI
- the LOC126679518 gene encoding transcription factor BIM2-like isoform X1, with the translated sequence MVKSGNNKPHNLQEEEYDEADDYDSSSYRGETGKGEGKRSEQHKSNNSNANSRSKHSETEQRRRSKINERFQILREIIPQNDQKRDKASFLLEVIEYIQFLQEKLQMYEGSYQGWGQEPTKLRPWKNHHSPVEDLVDHSQVLKNGSAHETTAMLTDILNPIESDMGTAAVPFNLQSHSNMFATDVRGGVTTQPVQESVSVSDADNMAYQLRSHMWQCRPCPNECVAPSNMNRQQEPTSESGSDRNSRTYSQGILDNLTQTLRSSGVDLSQTSISVQIDVGKQLNTVSALTASSSKDQENRYLNSQLMEQTVFESCMEDSDQAHKRLRTQKI